A region of Frederiksenia canicola DNA encodes the following proteins:
- a CDS encoding ComEA family DNA-binding protein, producing the protein MTSLKLLLTLGVAMAVSSVTFAETTTANVMLKDNATQTVDADKQAVTSVKNVAKESTKSAVTEKMKEVKAGAGKDQPSTTKEKARKTAKVNINTSDAKTLQTLNGIGETKAQAIIDYRTRNGKIKDLKELANVPGIGEATLEKLKGAISF; encoded by the coding sequence ATGACATCATTAAAATTACTTTTAACACTCGGTGTTGCAATGGCGGTTTCATCAGTGACTTTTGCAGAAACCACAACCGCAAATGTTATGTTGAAAGACAATGCAACGCAAACTGTTGACGCAGACAAACAAGCGGTCACTTCCGTGAAAAATGTTGCAAAAGAATCGACAAAATCAGCAGTGACTGAAAAAATGAAAGAAGTAAAAGCAGGAGCAGGAAAAGATCAGCCTTCAACAACCAAAGAAAAAGCGCGGAAGACGGCTAAAGTAAACATCAATACGTCAGATGCGAAAACGCTACAAACCTTAAACGGCATTGGTGAAACAAAAGCTCAAGCGATTATTGATTACCGCACTAGAAATGGCAAAATCAAAGATCTCAAAGAGTTAGCGAATGTGCCAGGCATTGGTGAAGCGACGCTTGAGAAGCTCAAAGGTGCAATTAGTTTCTAA
- a CDS encoding zinc ribbon domain-containing protein, whose protein sequence is MALHRCPECHKKISDSAEICVHCGFSFQAADLEIYKQKLEQRRRHNQETNRKSVKLHLIWLAIFTLVIAIASFLQH, encoded by the coding sequence ATGGCACTGCATCGTTGCCCTGAATGCCACAAAAAAATTAGCGACAGTGCGGAAATTTGCGTCCACTGCGGTTTCTCCTTTCAGGCCGCTGATTTAGAAATTTACAAACAAAAACTGGAACAACGCCGCCGACACAACCAAGAAACTAACCGAAAAAGCGTCAAATTGCATTTGATTTGGTTGGCGATTTTTACGTTGGTCATTGCCATCGCCAGTTTTCTACAACACTAA
- the menH gene encoding 2-succinyl-6-hydroxy-2,4-cyclohexadiene-1-carboxylate synthase — protein MLGYQWYAMSGKPVVFLHGLLGSQHDWASTFAHLQNIAGIRPLAFDLPCHATSQKLSCQSFLDFRQQLHSALTTLIHEPFWLVGYSLGGRLALDYTFHQPNSNLLGTLVEGANIGLQTEAERQVRWQNDRTWAQRFRTEPIEKVLADWYRQPVFADLTDNKRSILIKKRQQNDGNKIAEILETTSLAKQPNFRQQTWQNIHFLIGERDHKFRQMAEQNALPYRLIAHAGHNAHWENPIDFAAQLIQIIEGKHNGTASLP, from the coding sequence ATGCTAGGCTATCAATGGTACGCAATGTCAGGTAAGCCAGTGGTTTTTCTACACGGCTTGCTCGGCTCCCAGCACGATTGGGCAAGCACCTTTGCTCATTTGCAAAACATTGCAGGAATCCGACCGCTTGCGTTCGATCTCCCTTGCCACGCCACGAGCCAAAAGCTCTCTTGCCAGAGTTTTTTAGACTTCCGCCAACAACTGCATTCGGCTTTAACCACGCTAATCCACGAACCATTTTGGCTAGTTGGCTACTCTCTCGGCGGACGACTAGCATTGGATTATACTTTTCATCAACCGAACTCCAATTTACTCGGTACTCTCGTAGAAGGGGCAAATATCGGTTTACAGACGGAAGCAGAGCGTCAAGTTCGTTGGCAAAATGATCGAACGTGGGCACAACGTTTTCGTACAGAGCCGATAGAGAAAGTATTAGCCGATTGGTATCGACAGCCCGTTTTTGCCGATTTAACGGATAATAAGCGGTCAATTTTAATCAAAAAACGGCAACAGAATGACGGCAACAAAATCGCAGAAATATTGGAAACCACTAGTTTGGCAAAACAGCCCAATTTTCGCCAACAAACTTGGCAAAATATCCATTTTTTGATCGGCGAGCGCGATCACAAATTTCGCCAAATGGCAGAACAGAACGCCCTGCCCTATCGCTTGATCGCCCACGCTGGACATAATGCCCATTGGGAAAACCCGATAGATTTTGCCGCTCAACTTATTCAAATCATAGAAGGAAAACACAATGGCACTGCATCGTTGCCCTGA
- the menD gene encoding 2-succinyl-5-enolpyruvyl-6-hydroxy-3-cyclohexene-1-carboxylic-acid synthase: MNISTFNRCWARVIINALTHYGVKHFCIAPGSRSTPLTLEALLIQQQGIAECHSHFDERGLGFFALGIAKTTKDPVAIIVTSGTAVANLLPAVIEASINHEKLIILSADRPPELIGCGANQAIDQQNLFGNYPLVNLNLPKPNANFSPNWLIATVEHACTKQAEQGGVLHFNLPFAEPLYDADETAIGQDPWLTPIQRWLNQPKTKWIDQQATQKDVLMHENWDYWRTKRGVAIVGKLPLEQGMGLKLWAETLGWCLISDVQSGIEASLPFADVWLSNKTVEQRLLQADIVIQFGSQIVSKRVNQFLSAFQGEYWLVEQSKDYLNPFAHPQTRFIAKAHHFTRVHPPLRQKPWLLEPLALSQFCAGFIEQQIGGNLNEAGLAHHIERVLPANGNLFLGNSLFVRLVDALCKLPEGYPIYTNRGASGIDGLIATMAGVAKGSGAPTVGVIGDISALHDLNSLALLKQINQPTILFIINNNGGAIFDMLPVDKQAKEKFYRLSHNLEFSQVATMFGLEYMRPYTWADLGTKLKQAYVRKGVTLVEIKVNDQEGSNLYKSLLEQISRASID, encoded by the coding sequence ATGAATATCAGCACCTTTAATCGTTGTTGGGCAAGAGTGATCATCAATGCCCTTACTCATTATGGCGTGAAACATTTTTGTATTGCACCAGGTTCTCGCTCCACGCCTTTAACTTTAGAGGCATTACTGATCCAACAACAAGGTATTGCTGAATGTCATAGTCATTTCGACGAACGTGGATTGGGTTTCTTTGCATTAGGTATTGCTAAAACAACAAAGGATCCTGTCGCAATTATTGTCACATCCGGTACCGCCGTTGCTAATCTATTACCCGCTGTCATCGAGGCGAGTATTAATCACGAGAAACTCATTATACTTTCTGCGGATCGTCCGCCTGAATTGATTGGCTGTGGGGCAAACCAAGCTATCGATCAGCAAAATTTGTTTGGAAACTACCCGCTTGTTAATCTCAACCTACCGAAACCGAATGCAAATTTCAGCCCAAATTGGCTCATTGCGACTGTAGAACACGCCTGCACCAAGCAGGCAGAGCAAGGCGGTGTATTGCATTTCAATTTACCCTTTGCTGAACCGTTATACGATGCCGATGAAACCGCGATTGGGCAAGATCCTTGGCTCACACCGATCCAACGCTGGCTAAATCAACCGAAAACGAAGTGGATCGACCAACAAGCCACTCAAAAAGATGTGTTAATGCACGAAAATTGGGACTACTGGCGAACCAAACGGGGGGTGGCCATTGTTGGGAAACTGCCGCTTGAGCAAGGAATGGGCTTGAAACTGTGGGCAGAAACGCTTGGTTGGTGCTTGATTAGCGATGTCCAATCGGGCATTGAAGCCAGCCTGCCTTTTGCGGACGTGTGGCTGTCGAACAAAACCGTTGAGCAGCGTTTATTGCAAGCAGATATTGTGATCCAATTCGGTTCGCAAATCGTCAGCAAACGAGTAAACCAGTTCCTATCCGCTTTCCAAGGAGAATATTGGCTGGTGGAGCAATCGAAAGATTATCTCAATCCATTCGCTCACCCACAAACACGTTTTATCGCCAAAGCTCACCACTTCACACGCGTGCACCCGCCCCTTCGGCAAAAACCGTGGTTACTTGAACCACTTGCCTTGTCACAATTCTGTGCGGGATTTATCGAGCAGCAAATTGGCGGTAATTTAAATGAAGCGGGCTTAGCACATCATATTGAGCGGGTGCTTCCCGCCAACGGCAATCTGTTTTTAGGCAACAGCTTGTTTGTTCGCTTGGTTGATGCTCTATGCAAATTGCCGGAAGGCTATCCTATTTATACCAACCGTGGGGCAAGCGGCATTGACGGCTTAATTGCCACGATGGCAGGCGTGGCGAAGGGTTCCGGTGCACCAACGGTAGGGGTGATCGGAGACATTTCTGCCTTACACGATCTCAACTCCCTGGCATTGTTAAAGCAGATCAACCAACCGACTATCCTGTTTATCATCAACAACAATGGTGGAGCGATTTTCGATATGCTGCCAGTGGATAAACAAGCGAAGGAGAAATTCTACCGTTTGTCACACAATCTCGAATTTTCGCAAGTCGCCACCATGTTCGGCTTGGAATATATGCGACCATATACTTGGGCAGATCTCGGCACAAAGCTGAAACAAGCCTACGTTCGCAAAGGCGTCACTTTAGTAGAAATCAAAGTGAACGACCAAGAAGGCAGTAATTTGTATAAATCGTTGCTGGAACAGATTTCACGAGCGTCTATCGACTAA
- a CDS encoding MFS transporter, whose amino-acid sequence MSVSEQSGFAPLKQKLFLVLWIATVLGNVGSFIRDVASGWLITDLSASPAAVSLIQAATTLPIFLLAIPAGVMADILDRRKFLIGIQFILAFSSASLMFLSATGLQSVTTLVLFTFIGGVGAALMAPTWQAIVPELVSRADLKNAVALNSLGINISRAIGPAIGGVVLAQLGASFAYGIDVISYAFVIAALIWWKRAKKETDELAEDFTGAFRAGLRYARSSKALHIILFRAIFFFLFASAVWALLPLVARQLLEGTAGFYGILLAVVGVGAIIGAVLLPRLRRRLNSDQLLLSAAILSAIVMGFLALSPSKWTAIPALCLLGFAWITALTTLNSVAQSILPNWVRGRSLAIYLTVFNGAMTLGSLSWGAVAQYIGLPSTLVVAGVALVIANALAYRKKLPQGEDDLNPSNHWEQPHTHSDVALDRSPVMIQVEYQINSENQSAFLSKLHQLAEQRRKDGAYAWGVLEDVEKPNHFIEWFFVESWAEHLRQHHRVSQADADLQAEVNAFHQGDKPKVKHFVGAQKVH is encoded by the coding sequence ATGAGCGTATCAGAACAAAGCGGTTTTGCACCGCTAAAACAAAAGCTCTTCTTAGTGTTATGGATTGCCACCGTCTTGGGTAACGTGGGGAGCTTTATTCGAGATGTAGCAAGTGGCTGGTTAATTACCGATCTTTCTGCATCACCTGCTGCAGTTTCCCTTATTCAAGCAGCGACCACCTTGCCGATTTTCCTACTCGCCATTCCTGCGGGCGTGATGGCGGATATTTTAGATAGACGCAAATTCCTTATCGGCATTCAATTTATCCTCGCATTTAGTAGCGCAAGCTTAATGTTCCTTTCTGCTACAGGTTTGCAATCTGTCACTACCTTAGTGTTATTCACCTTTATCGGTGGCGTTGGTGCAGCCTTAATGGCACCTACTTGGCAAGCCATTGTGCCTGAATTGGTTTCTCGCGCTGATTTAAAAAATGCCGTTGCACTCAATTCATTAGGCATCAACATTTCTCGTGCCATCGGACCTGCCATTGGCGGTGTCGTCTTAGCCCAACTTGGTGCTTCGTTTGCCTATGGTATTGATGTGATCAGCTACGCTTTCGTGATTGCTGCCTTGATCTGGTGGAAACGGGCGAAAAAAGAAACGGACGAACTGGCAGAGGATTTCACAGGGGCATTTCGTGCAGGCTTACGTTACGCACGCTCAAGTAAAGCCTTACATATCATCTTATTTAGAGCGATTTTCTTTTTCCTATTTGCTAGTGCCGTATGGGCGTTATTGCCTTTAGTCGCTCGCCAATTATTAGAAGGCACTGCAGGGTTCTACGGTATTTTATTAGCGGTTGTTGGTGTGGGAGCGATTATCGGGGCTGTGTTATTGCCACGTTTAAGAAGACGCCTAAATTCCGACCAACTTTTACTCAGTGCAGCTATTCTCAGTGCCATTGTGATGGGCTTTTTAGCACTCTCACCATCAAAATGGACAGCAATTCCTGCTCTTTGCTTACTTGGTTTCGCTTGGATTACTGCCCTCACTACTTTAAACAGTGTTGCACAATCCATTTTACCTAACTGGGTGCGTGGTCGCTCTTTAGCGATTTATTTAACCGTCTTCAATGGTGCAATGACGTTGGGTAGTTTAAGCTGGGGAGCGGTGGCACAATACATCGGCTTACCAAGCACCTTAGTGGTAGCGGGTGTTGCCTTAGTCATTGCTAATGCGTTGGCATACCGCAAAAAATTGCCACAGGGCGAAGATGATCTCAATCCGTCGAACCATTGGGAACAACCGCATACCCATTCCGATGTGGCACTTGACCGCTCACCAGTCATGATTCAGGTGGAATACCAAATCAACTCAGAAAACCAATCAGCTTTCTTAAGTAAGTTACACCAACTTGCCGAACAACGCCGTAAAGACGGTGCTTATGCGTGGGGTGTATTGGAAGATGTGGAAAAACCAAATCATTTTATCGAATGGTTCTTTGTGGAAAGTTGGGCTGAGCATTTACGCCAGCACCACCGAGTTTCTCAAGCAGATGCTGATTTACAAGCAGAAGTCAATGCTTTCCACCAAGGCGATAAACCGAAAGTGAAGCATTTTGTCGGTGCGCAGAAAGTGCATTAA
- a CDS encoding amidohydrolase — MTVQIPDLIFYNGKITTLNRAQPVAQAVAIKDGKFLAVGSDAEVMPLATEKTRCIDLKGKGVLPGLFDNHTHIIRGGLNYNLELRWDGVRSLADAMAMLKAQVDITPAPQWVRVVGGFTEHQFVEKRLPTIQEINAIAPDTPVFILHLYDRALLNGAALRAVGYTKDTPNPVGGEILRDSKGNPTGLLLAKPNAMILYSTLAKGPKLPFEYQLNSTRHFMRELNRLGVTGVIDAGGGFQNYPDNYEVIQKLSDENQLTVRIAYNLFTQKPKEEKEDFLRWTSSVKYKQGTDYFRHNGAGEMLVFSAADFEDFRQPRPDMPPEMEGDLEEVVRILAENKWPWRLHATYDETISRALDVFEKVNKDIPLKGINWFFDHAETISEKSIDRIAELGGGVAVQHRMAYQGEYFVERYGAVAAEATPPVKRILESGVKTSAGTDATRVASYNPWVSLSWLTTGNTVGGTHLYPQRNLLDRETALRMWTENVAWFSNEEGKRGRIEVGQFADFIVPSKDYFTVPEDEISFLTSHLTVVGGRIVFGDGDFASLDENPLPPAMPDWSPTRKFKGFAAWGDPEGAGKNSLSPIRQQAIASCGCASSCGLHGHDHAKAWGSSIPSSDLKSFFGALGCSCWMV; from the coding sequence ATGACAGTACAAATTCCTGATCTCATTTTCTATAACGGAAAAATCACTACGCTTAATCGTGCACAACCTGTTGCTCAAGCGGTTGCGATCAAAGACGGCAAATTTTTAGCAGTGGGTAGCGATGCGGAAGTGATGCCACTTGCCACTGAAAAAACACGTTGTATCGACCTGAAAGGCAAGGGTGTTCTGCCAGGCTTATTTGATAACCATACCCACATTATTCGTGGCGGTTTGAATTACAACTTAGAATTACGTTGGGACGGCGTTCGTAGCCTTGCTGATGCAATGGCAATGCTCAAAGCACAAGTGGATATTACGCCTGCTCCGCAATGGGTGCGTGTGGTCGGTGGTTTTACGGAACATCAATTCGTAGAAAAACGCCTGCCAACTATTCAAGAAATCAACGCTATTGCACCAGATACGCCAGTCTTTATTTTGCACCTTTATGATCGTGCACTATTAAATGGTGCAGCATTAAGAGCGGTGGGTTATACCAAAGATACGCCAAATCCTGTGGGCGGTGAAATTCTGCGTGATAGCAAGGGCAATCCAACGGGCTTATTATTGGCTAAACCGAATGCGATGATTTTATATTCAACCCTTGCTAAAGGACCAAAATTACCCTTTGAGTATCAGCTCAACTCTACTCGCCATTTTATGCGTGAACTGAACCGCTTAGGCGTAACGGGCGTGATTGATGCAGGCGGTGGTTTCCAAAATTATCCTGATAATTATGAAGTCATTCAAAAATTATCGGACGAAAATCAGCTCACTGTGCGTATTGCCTATAACTTATTTACGCAAAAGCCAAAAGAAGAGAAAGAAGACTTCTTACGTTGGACATCTTCGGTGAAATATAAGCAAGGTACAGACTATTTCCGTCACAATGGTGCGGGGGAAATGTTGGTGTTCTCAGCGGCAGACTTTGAAGACTTCCGCCAACCACGTCCAGATATGCCGCCTGAAATGGAAGGTGATTTGGAAGAAGTGGTGCGTATTCTTGCCGAAAACAAATGGCCTTGGCGTTTACACGCCACTTACGATGAAACGATTTCTCGTGCCTTAGATGTGTTTGAGAAAGTAAATAAGGATATTCCACTAAAAGGCATTAACTGGTTCTTTGACCATGCAGAAACCATTTCCGAAAAATCCATTGACCGTATTGCCGAATTAGGCGGTGGCGTTGCTGTACAACATCGTATGGCATATCAAGGGGAATATTTTGTCGAGCGTTATGGTGCGGTTGCCGCAGAAGCGACACCACCTGTTAAACGTATTTTGGAAAGCGGCGTGAAAACATCGGCAGGAACAGATGCAACCCGTGTTGCTTCCTATAATCCTTGGGTATCGCTCTCTTGGCTCACTACAGGTAACACCGTTGGCGGTACGCATTTATATCCACAACGCAATTTACTTGATCGTGAAACCGCTCTGCGTATGTGGACGGAAAATGTGGCTTGGTTCTCTAATGAAGAAGGCAAACGTGGACGTATTGAAGTAGGGCAATTTGCGGATTTCATCGTGCCAAGTAAAGATTACTTTACTGTTCCAGAAGATGAGATTTCTTTCTTAACCTCACATTTAACCGTTGTGGGTGGACGTATTGTGTTTGGTGATGGAGACTTTGCTTCCTTAGATGAAAATCCACTTCCGCCAGCGATGCCAGATTGGTCACCAACTCGCAAATTTAAAGGCTTTGCCGCTTGGGGCGATCCTGAAGGTGCAGGCAAAAACTCACTTTCACCAATTCGCCAACAAGCCATTGCTAGCTGTGGTTGTGCAAGCTCTTGCGGATTACATGGACATGATCACGCAAAAGCTTGGGGATCATCTATTCCAAGTTCAGACCTAAAAAGTTTCTTCGGTGCATTAGGCTGTTCTTGCTGGATGGTATAA
- a CDS encoding DUF1427 family protein: MKLYLLTFGVGVLVGVIYYALDVRSPAPPIVALVGLLGILLGEQMIPVAKQLFKGNDFVNACHATQTTEHVLGQLPGKHSLHIKGEKNDSTNS, translated from the coding sequence ATGAAACTTTATCTTCTCACATTTGGTGTGGGTGTCTTAGTTGGCGTCATCTATTATGCTTTAGATGTTCGCTCTCCTGCACCACCTATCGTGGCATTAGTCGGGCTGCTCGGAATTTTACTCGGCGAGCAAATGATCCCCGTCGCAAAACAGCTTTTTAAAGGCAATGATTTTGTGAATGCCTGCCACGCCACTCAAACAACGGAGCATGTTCTGGGTCAATTACCGGGTAAACATTCATTACACATAAAAGGAGAAAAGAATGACAGTACAAATTCCTGA